A genomic stretch from Acinonyx jubatus isolate Ajub_Pintada_27869175 chromosome E2, VMU_Ajub_asm_v1.0, whole genome shotgun sequence includes:
- the LOC106973494 gene encoding LOW QUALITY PROTEIN: 14-3-3 protein zeta/delta-like (The sequence of the model RefSeq protein was modified relative to this genomic sequence to represent the inferred CDS: deleted 1 base in 1 codon), whose translation GAPAAGAVVGGNPLSAERLYPVSSEIRGQSLSLAAATQRLLSPRPSVRPPPPTPDTEHPVRDKNELVQKATLAEQAERYDDTAACMKSVTEQGAELSNEERNRLSVAYKNVVGARRSSWRVVSSIEQKTEGAEKKTQTAREYREKIETELSDICNDALSLLEKFLIPSASQAESKVFYLKMKGDCCPYLAEVAAGDDQKGTVDQSQQAYEEAFEISEKEMQPTHPIRLGLALNFSVFYSEILNPPEKACSLAKTAFDEATAELDTLSEESYKDSTLIMQLLRDNLTSWTSDTQGDEAEAGEGGEN comes from the exons GGTGCCCCTGCTGCCGGGGCTGTGGTTGGAGGAAACCCCTTGTCTGCGGAGCGGCTGTACCCTGTGAGCAGCGAGATCCGGGGACAGAGTCTCAGCCTCGCCGCTGCCACCCAGAGACTGCTGAGCccccgtccgtccgtccgtccgccGCCACCCACTCCGGACACAGAACATCCAGTCAGGGATAAAAATGAGCTGGTGCAGAAGGCCACGCTGGCCGAGCAGGCTGAGCGATATGACGACACGGCAGCCTGCATGAAGTCTGTAACTGAGCAAGGAGCTGAATTATCCAATGAGGAGAGGAACCGTCTCTCAGTTGCTTATAAAAATGTTGTAGGAGCCCGTAGGTCATCTTGGAGGGTCGTCTCAAGTATTGAGCAAAAGACGGAAGGTgctgagaaaaaaacacagaCGGCTCgagaatacagagagaaaattgAGACCGAGCTAAGCGATATCTGCAATGATGCACTGTCTCTTTTGGAAAAGTTTTTGATCCCCAGTGCTTCGCAAGCAGAGAGCAAAGTcttctatttgaaaatgaaaggagaCTGCTGTCCTTACTTGGCTGAGGTTGCTGCTGGCGATGACCAGAAAGGGACGGTGGATCAGTCACAACAAGCATACGAAGAAGCTTTTGAGATCAGCGAAAAGGAAATGCAGCCGACACACCCTATCAGATTGGGTCTGgcccttaacttctctgtgttctATTCTGAGATTCTGAAC CCCCCAGAGAAAGCCTGCTCTCTTGCAAAGACAGCTTTTGATGAAGCCACTGCTGAACTCGATACATTAAGTGAAGAGTCCTACAAAGACAGCACGCTAATAATGCAATTACTGAGAGACAACTTGACATCGTGGACGTCGGATACCCAAGGAGACGAAGCTGaagcaggagaaggaggggaaaattaA
- the SLC22A31 gene encoding putative solute carrier family 22 member 31, with product MESETRVLRAAGGFGRARRLLAAASWLPCVALGLALGSEPLLTTPPAHHCRPDPELLPPALRALRGPALLDASVPRLGPARAPSPCLLLRYPEPEPHARPNGTRPCTRGWHYALPAAGLLRSPVTQWNLVCEDGWKVPLEQMSHLLGWLLGCVFLGAGCDRFGRRAVFVASLVLATGLGASEALAASFPALLTLRLLHGGALAGFSLALYVARLELCDPPRRLVFSVGAGLFSVLGTLLLPGLALLAQDWRLLQGLSALVTGLLLLFWGSPALFPESPCWLLATGQPARARKILWHFAEPGGVDPEDGSEEESSLVTELDMLGAQSPRPQYHSVLELRHTRVAWRNGLILGFSSLICGGIRAGFLRNLAPSEPTFYWPYFLTAGLEAAAAVLLLLTGDRWGRRPVLLLGTLVLGLASLLLLAGTQYLPGWTMLSLSVLGLLASHAVSALSSLFAAEVFPTVIRGAGLGLVLGAGFLGQAAAPLADVHGRGGFFLHHVVFASFAVLALLCVLLLPESRGRRLPASLRDADCLRGSRARCRPPPPSHRAGSRPERDG from the exons ATGGAGTCGGAGACGCGGGTGCTGCGCGCGGCGGGCGGCTTCGGCCGGGCCCGGCGCCTGCTGGCCGCCGCCTCGTGGCTGCCGTGCGTGGCGCTGGGGCTGGCGCTGGGCTCCGAGCCGCTGCTCACCACGCCGCCGGCGCACCACTGCCGGCCGGACCCCGAGCTGCTGCCCCCCGCGCTGCGCGCTCTGCGCGGGCCCGCGTTGCTCGACGCCAGCGTGCCGCGCCTGGGACCCGCGCGCGCCCCGAGCCCCTGCCTGCTCTTGCGCTACCCTGAGCCCGAGCCCCACGCCCGCCCCAACGGCACGCGGCCCTGCACGCGCGGCTGGCACTACGCGCTGCCCGCCGCCGGCCTGCTGCGCAGCCCGGTGACCCAG TGGAACCTGGTGTGTGAGGATGGCTGGAAGGTGCCCCTGGAGCAGATGAGCCACCTCCTGGGCTGGCTGCTGGGCTGTGTCTTCCTGGGTGCGGGCTGTGACCG GTTTGGACGTCGGGCTGTGTTCGTGGCCTCCCTGGTGCTGGCCACAGGCCTGGGGGCCAGTGAGGCCCTGGCGGCCAGCTTTCCCGCCCTGCTGACCTTAAGGCTGCTTCACGGGGGGGCCTTGGCAGGGTTTTCCCTTGCCCTCTACGTGGCTC GCCTGGAGCTGTGTGACCCCCCTCGTCGCCTGGTGTTCTCCGTGGGAGCCGGCCTCTTCTCCGTGCTGGGCACGCTGCTGCTGCCTGGCCTGGCGCTTCTGGCACAGGACTGGCGCCTCCTGCAGGGGCTCAGCGCCCTGGTGACGGGCCTTCTGCTGCTCTTTTGGGG GTCACCGGCCCTGTTCCCTGAGTCTCCCTGCTGGCTGCTGGCCACGGGACAGCCAGCCCGGGCCCGGAAGATCCTGTGGCACTTTGCAGAACCTGGGGGCGTGGACCCGGAGGACGGCTCAGAGGAGGAGAGCTCCCTGGTTACAG AGCTGGACATGCTGGGTGCACAGAGCCCCCGGCCCCAGTACCACTCCGTCCTGGAGCTCCGGCACACCCGCGTCGCCTGGAGAAACGGACTCATCCTGGGCTTCAGTtc gctGATCTGCGGGGGCATCAGAGCCGGCTTCCTCCGCAACCTGGCCCCGAGCGAGCCCACCTTCTATTGGCCCTACTTCCTGACCGCCGGCCTGGAGGCAGCGGCCGCTGTGCTCCTGCTGCTGACAGGGGACCGCTGGGGGCGACGCCCGGTCCTGTTGCTGGGCACCCTGGTCCTGGGCCTGGCATCCCTGCTGCTCCTTGCCGGGACCCAGT accTGCCAGGTTGGACCATGCTGTCCCTGTCCGTCCTGGGCCTCCTGGCCTCCCACGCCGTGTCTGCCCTCAGCAGCCTCTTCGCGGCGGAGGTGTTCCCCACGGTGATCAG GGGGGCCGGGCTAGGCCTTGTGCTGGGGGCCGGCTTCCTGGGCCAGGCGGCAGCGCCGCTGGCCGACGTGCACGGCCGGGGCGGCTTCTTCCTGCACCACGTGGTCTTCGCCTCCTTCGCGGTGCTCGCCCTGCTGTGCGTCCTGCTGCTGCCCGAGAGCCGAGGCCGCCGCCTGCCCGCGTCGCTGCGGGACGCCGACTGCCTGCGCGGGTCCCGGGCCCGCTgccgcccgcccccgccctcccaccGGGCGGGGTCCCGGCCGGAGCGGGACGGCTGA